A portion of the Manduca sexta isolate Smith_Timp_Sample1 chromosome 20, JHU_Msex_v1.0, whole genome shotgun sequence genome contains these proteins:
- the LOC115444068 gene encoding uncharacterized protein LOC115444068, with translation MAGNKIHKTKGKEDKNKGNKGKGQSNVSGDDPDHALLRKPVLTSITGFSQARKIYDWATEELKHILAHECDVLYECKVCRNIFRSLANFISHKRVYCKETFNPNEHGHFMKPPSTFNELLKIKRLEEEYQESLKENKEENATIKEDERIPLTKDLTEIVEKINKKNGMQNGHSDSQMILQEIPNSSVAVFQNVNTSDEKQNESMQKQVIELDNILSKSLAVLQHDGNCKLKVLNQDPDSVIQISDDDDDEENGDTNDILKCKSCDLQFSTQKTLKFHMKYKHVESRLVYPCPDCLEIFSTSWSVYRHLFKVHRKTAAQIRRLRESIQLKAFRMNNIPAFYEKRRNVAKHATSTRKVTEEERLDQENQAWIDNMEGDGEGPRCGGCGRAFERRAALVAHTHTCASRSRARALAAARRHDAKRIQIQIRRDYHKEPAAPPAPPGPASPPSPLDNDDNEIAEESCPAPESVKNSAMVSPVLVDDTDDPVELGEHEEKSDNDSKSADTPERRSQESASMPDEVLVVPDDTTPEDVPVIQVDPEESETGVLQDVTVLRDIPTPIIRLPHARNAEKSNLNAFREKIEPDVELETYLCKKCGSKSSNIQELYDHMAAHYKWMRYACKLCNFKHYIFEKLPEHVKVVHKLKGDKDFYFSTVKALDGPEALELAEVTSEQNVVNGNSPDSQRGSRCSSDSSRLSDEGSSSTTLSENNVKKRKKLHNTGSSKRKKTSPSKTIEEPSTENQGTPSDKEVNLIEIDSNSSNIKPVEENSSDMDDVDDKASKRQLVEDTTSMASRRPVRRKTKPKNEDFEYDLSNLLKLEAQGYYQVSTTAKSNNTKKKYVQENQITYESLNRDCCGAMVALSKNAVERSAAHMKMKSFSVCLSTREPRHSGLFLRPMLPKSTIKGEKTSPKKDSLEEKRDDSSPNKEVKNQIVSEELPKSTNKEVVEVNEANKVSGDGSAINKNQINKSAFYEAVKTNLGKTPVVPLKLRRESLEVIKNPLINKNIKDFKKAGLTTKILVIKPFKRDSDGLKGLNTPVQYQTIKVKDSKKDSSSEDKSSYQKVVVEVPIVDNAVARTSADPNVGGKVSPITSDAAMESSSTAAEDTSEHVNTLTPSDVKEEKICTKSSTSVIVLNSVSNLIK, from the exons ATGGCtggtaataaaatacacaagaCCAAGGGAAAAGAAGATAAGAATAAGGGTAACAAAGGCAAAGGACAAAGTAATGTGAGTGGTGATGATCCTGATCATGCTTTGCTAAGAAAGCCTGTGCTCACAAGTATTACTGGTTTTAGTCAAGCAAGGAAGATATATGATTGGGCAACAGAGGAG ttaaaacatATATTGGCACATGAGTGTGACGTACTATATGAATGCAAAGTGTGCCGTAACATATTTAGAAGTTTGGCAAATTTCATATCCCACAAACGTGTTTACTGCAAAGAAACATTCAATCCTAATGAACATGGGCACTTCATGAAACCACCTTCAACT tttaatgaattattaaaaatcaaacgcCTTGAGGAAGAATATCAAGAATCTTTAAAGGAGAATAAGGAAGAAAATGCAACAATTAAAGAAGATGAACGGATTCCACTAACAAAAGACTTAACTGAGATTGTGGAGAAAATAAACAAGAAGAATGGGATGCAAAATGGTCATTCGGACTCACAGATGATATTGCAAGAAATACCAAATAGTTCCGTAGCTGTATTCCAGAATGTCAATACAAGTGACGAGAAACAGAATGAGAGTATGCAAAAACAG gtaATTGagttagataatatattatctaaaagCTTAGCTGTTCTACAACATGATGGCAACTGTAAATTAAAAGTCCTAAATCAAGACCCTGATAGTGTTATACAAATAagtgacgatgatgatgatgaagaaaaTGGTGATACAAATGACATCCTTAAGTGCAAATCTT GTGATTTACAATTTTCAACTCAAAAAACATTGAAGTTCCACATGAAGTATAAACATGTTGAGAGTCGGCTTGTTTATCCTTGTCCTGATTGTTTGGAAATATTCTCTACATCATGGAGTGTATACAGACATTTATTTAAAGTGCACAG AAAAACTGCAGCACAGATTAGGAGACTAAGGGAGTCCATACAATTAAAAGCTTTCAGAATGAATAATATTCCAGCTTTTTATGAAAAACGTAGAAATGTTGCGAAACATGCAACATCAACCAGGAAAGTGACTGAAGAAGAGAGATTAGATCAAGAAAATCAG GCGTGGATAGACAATATGGAGGGAGATGGCGAAGGCCCGCGTTGCGGCGGCTGCGGGCGCGCCTTCGAACGCCGCGCAGCGCTCGTCGCGCACACGCACACCTGCGCCTCTCGCAGCCGCGCACGCGcactcgccgccgcgcgccgccacgACGCCAAGCGCATCCAGATACAGATCCGCCGCGACTACCACAAGGAGCCGGCcgcaccgcccgcgccgcccggaCCGGCTAGTCCGCCCAGCCCCCTCGACAACGATG ATAATGAAATCGCGGAGGAGTCGTGTCCCGCTCCAGAGTCTGTGAAGAATAGTGCGATGGTTTCACCAGTCCTTGTAGACGATACTGATGATCCGGTCGAACTAGGTGAACATGAAGAAAAATCTGATAATGACTCGAAATCGGCTGACACTCCTGAAAGGCGCTCACAAGAGTCTGCATCTATGCCAGATGAAGTTCTTGTCGTGCCGGATGACACCACGCCGGAAGATGTACCCGTGATACAAGTGGACCCTGAGGAGTCAGAGACAGGAGTGCTGCAGGATGTGACGGTGCTACGGGATATTCCTACACCAATTATCCGGCTACCCCACGCACGTAATGCGGAAAAAAGTAATCTTAATGCATTCAGAGAAAAAATTGAGCCAGATGTCGAATTGGAAacttatttgtgtaaaaaatgcGGAAGTAAATCCAGTAACATTCAAGAATTGTACGATCATATGGCGGCGCATTACAAATGGATGCGTTATGCTTGCAAGCTGTGCAACTTTAAgcattatatatttgaaaaattaccaGAACATGTGAAAGTGGTTCATAAATTGAAAGGAgacaaagatttttatttcagcACCGTTAAGGCTCTCGATGGCCCCGAAGCATTAGAATTGGCCGAGGTCACTAGTGAACAAAATGTTGTCAACGGAAACAGCCCCGATTCTCAGAGGGGTAGTAGATGTTCCAGTGATTCGAGTCGTTTATCAGACGAGGGGTCCTCAAGTACTACGCTTTCGGAAAACAATGTTAAGAAGCGGAAAAAGCTACATAATACGGGATCCTCAAAAAGGAAAAAGACGTCGCCGAGTAAAA CTATCGAAGAGCCCAGCACCGAAAACCAAGGTACGCCATCGGATAAAGAAGTTAATCTCATTGAAATTGATAGTAATAGCTCTAATATCAAACCTGTAGAAGAAAATTCTTCTGATATGGACGATGTTGATGATAAAGCATCCAAGCGACAGCTTGTTGAAGATACTACGTCAATGGCATCTCGTCGACCGGTACGTAGAAAAACGAAACCTAAAAATGAAGATTTTGAATATGATTTATCAAATTTACTTAAATTGGAAGCACAAGGTTATTATCAAGTTAGTACAACTGCGAAATCTAACAATACGAAGAAAAAGTATGTCCAAGAAAATCAAATTACTTATGAAAGTTTGAACAGAGACTGTTGTGGTGCAATGGTGGCTTTATCTAAAAATGCGGTGGAAAGATCTGCAGCGCATATGAAAATGAAATCGTTTTCTGTTTGTCTTTCTACAAGGGAACCGAGACATTCGGGTCTGTTTCTAAGGCCTATGTTACCTAAAAGTACCATTAAAGGAGAGAAAACATCACCGAAAAAAGATTCGCTTGAAGAAAAAAGAGACGATTCTAGTCCaaataaagaagtaaaaaaCCAAATTGTCAGTGAAGAACTACCTAAAAGTACAAATAAGGAAGTAGTGGAAGTAAACGAGGCAAATAAAGTATCTGGTGATGGTTCCgcgataaataaaaatcaaattaataaatctgCATTCTATGAGGCAGTCAAAACTAATTTAGGTAAAACACCAGTTGTCCCACTCAAGTTGCGTCGTGAAAGTTTAGAAGTAATTAAGAATcctctaattaataaaaatataaaggatTTTAAAAAAGCTGGATTGACGACTAagattttagttataaaaccTTTTAAACGAGACTCGGATGGCTTGAAAGGATTAAATACCCCAGTGCAGTACCAAACTATAAAAGTGAAGGATTCGAAAAAAGATTCTTCAAGTGAAGATAAATCGTCTTACCAAAAGGTTGTAGTCGAAGTGCCTATAGTAGATAATGCAGTTGCTCGTACTTCAGCAGATCCAAACGTGGGTGGTAAAGTATCTCCAATAACTTCAGACGCGGCTATGGAATCTTCATCGACGGCTGCTGAAGATACTTCTGAACATGTTAACACATTAACACCTTCAGAcgtaaaagaagaaaaaatctGTACCAAATCAAGTACTTCAGTaatcgttttaaattcagttaGCAATTTGATAAAATGA